The region GAGGCAGACATGTCACGAAGGCTAAGACCGCAATCTTCTTGAAGTTGATCATCATTACTCCTAACTATGCATTACCTAATTTCGTTACTATTATCATAATTCAACGCCGACCAAGCCGGCTTCCTTCATCTTACTATGACCGCTGCATTGTGTACCACTAAAGCTGGTAAGACCTATGAGCATACAGAAGCGGTCGGTCGCATCTGTTCAGCCCACCGATGCTATCACTGCCCCTTTAGCTGTCCGTGCCGTCCTGGTCGCCTTCTGCTTCCTGCAGACTTCGACAGGATGCTGCTTGATAATCGCCTTTAGGCTCTTGGCATCTCTCTTGACGGTCGCCTCAGCCACAAGATGTTTTTTCGCCCACTCAATAGCCTCCAGAGCGGCCTTTGGTGCGCTGCAAGCTAGTCGATAGTAAACCCATTTACCGCTCTTCTCACCCTCCACTAGTCGCGCCTGCTTGAGGATGGACATGTGTTTGGACACGGTTGACGGGGCCAGATTGAGCAGCTCAATGATCTGGCAAACACACAATTCTCCGGTGCCAAGCGCCATTAGGACGCGGACCCGGTTTTCATCGCTGAGGGCTTTGGTAATGGAAAGAAAGTCTTGCACAACATCTCCTACAATTCGCCAATCATCGAATTATTATACAGCAATATCGGCAAAAGTTTCCATTTGTCAATGGGATTTTTTTCTCAAGGAGCCGGGCAACTACATGTACAAACTCGTCCTAATAACGTTAGCTACTTGTATTCATGCGCATTATGCGCCAGTGGCAGCTAATACTTGCAGTTCTATAGTTTTGCCATACAGCACTTTCTAACATTTTTCTAACATAATTAGCCAAAGCTACAGAAAATTAGGGATAACACCAGACACTGTGGTCCCCGTAAGTAATTGCTATTACTACAGGATTGTGTCTGGTGCTTTATGGTGTTCGGACAACTGAGCAAGCTCATAACCCGAAGGTCAATAGATCCAATTTGGACCCACCACACAGTCCCGTCGTTTTCTAAGATGCAAAACAGGATTTGTTCGCGGAAATAGTGGAGTTGGTCACTTCCTTTCACGTTCGTACTTCAACTGCCACATTCTCGGTCTTGATCGCAGACTCTCATCAACCGTCAAGTGACTTATTTCAAGCCGATTAGCTGCTTCCTCATCCTACGCCGCACCCCTCAAAAAAGTTCTAAAATCTTCAATGAAGGCCCGCTTTATTATTTTCTAACCTATATTTCCCTTTTATAGCATGTTTTCCGTATATTACCAAAAGCCCATGTTCACATAAGATAGATACCACTGGCGATGAGATGTTCTGTGAAATTGGATAAAAAACAGCCACTCCTCGTGATGAGGAGTGGCTGTTCCAATCTACTCTATATCTATCTGTTCACAGCTCCTAAGGACACGCAACCGGTGCAGGACCACCAGTGAACAAGTACGAAACCAGATAGGTCAGGTCGGCAATATTGATCTCGACATTGCCATCAATGTCACTTTCTTCCATACATGGTGGCTCCGATCCTCCGGTATACAAATAAGACACAAGGTAGGTCAGATCGGCAATGTTGACTTCGCCGATATCATCAACATTTCCACGTAACCCATCCCCGTTGCAGCAACAAACGTCGCCGATTCCATTCCCATCAGTATCGAGTTGGTCTGGATTGTGGACATCGGGACAGTTGTCACACAGGTTGCCTGCCCCATCAAGGTCTGAATCCAGTTGACTCAGATTTGCGGTTTGGGGGCAATTGTCGCAATCGTCCTCGATTCCATCGCTGTCGCTATCAGTCGAATCGTGGCAACGCCGACCGGTCAGCAGCGAAACCATTACGCCAAACCATGAAAATCGTAGTAATGATGTCCAGTCATCGATTGCCTAATACCGTCTACTTTTGTGACAGTAAGATAACCCCGGATGTCAAACTGTCCAAACCGAAAAGCACTTATCCCGACCAGTATTTTCTTGACCGGACACAAAATGAACACCGACGAACTCAATGAAAGTAAAAAAAACAGGGCACGAGCTGGCTCAAAGATGAAGCTAACAGCGACACTTGGCCTCGGGATCACCACTTAGTGGGCTGCATCCGAACGACCAATAAACTTGTTGATCCGAGCCGAATGCGAACTATTTTGACATGGTGTTCTGATACCCAACCGGGAAGGATATCGACATGGATTCACAGATTGTTCTGACAATATCATTTATTGTCTACACCTCCGCCATTATAGGTGTGGGACTCTATTCGTCGCGAATGCGCAAGCGAACCGAAGATGACTTCACCCTGGCCAATCGTGAACTAGGACCCTGGGTATCGGCGCTTTCAGCGTCGGCCAGTGCGGAATCAGGTTGGGTGATGCTGGGTTTGGTAGGTGAGGCTTACCTGTTTGGCATGTCGGCTTTCTGGATTGTTCCCGGCATTGCCGCCGGATATCTATTCAACTGGTTCGTTATTGCTGAACGCTTGCGTCGGGAATCGCTCCGTATGGGGACGTCAACTTTGCCGCAATACCTTGATGCCCGTTTCGGAGGCGGTTCAGTGGCTCTGAAATCAATAGCCATCGTTATCATTACGGCCGCCATGCTGGGCTATGTGGCTGCTCAGATGAACGCTGCCGGCAAAGCGTTCGATGCTGTGTTTCATCTTCCATATTGGTTGGGAGTGTTGATCGGAGCGGTGGTAATTTTGGTCTATACAATTACCGGTGGCTTTCGCGCCATTTGCTGGACTGATGTCATCCAATCGAGTTTCATGTTTGTTGCTATGGTTGGGATGCCAATTATCCTGCTCGCTCGAATCGGTGGTTGGGATATGTTCATGCAGGGCTTGCAGTCGATTGATACTCACGCCGGTAGTTCCGAAGCGATCATGCTTTCGATAGCGGGTGGGAAAACTGGAATGACCGCCTTCGGGTTTGTCATTGGATTGCTTGGCATTGGTCTTGGTTATCCTGGCCAACCGCACATTCTCGCCCGGTTCATGGCGGTTCGCGATGAGGAGTCGGTAAAGCGCGGAGGTGCCATAGCCATTTCTTGGATGGTCATAGTTTATCTTGGGGCGGTGTTGTTCGGACTGATGGCCAAGGTGTATTTTGGCATAATGGATGACCCCGAACAAGCGTTGCCGAGGGCAGTCAGTGAGTTTCTGCCCCCTGTAATTGGCGGGTTCGTAATAGCGGCCATTGTATCGGCTATCTGTTCCACCGCTGATTCTCAGCTCATTGTCGTCTCCACAGCCATCTCCAGAGATGTTCCCGCTATGCTGGGAAAGATGGGACGGTCGTTCAAACAAATTCAATTCACCGACAGGGTAGTATTGGTCGTTTTGGCCCTTATATCCGTTTTCTTCGCTTTGACCGAGAATCGTGTTATTTTCTCCTTTGTGCTCTATGCCTGGTCAGCGTTGGGGGCGTCGTTTGGTCCGCTTGTGATTTTGAGCCTGCTCTGGAAGGGAACAACCCGCGCCGGGGCTATTGCTGGTATGCTTACTGGAATCATCGTTACGATAGTATGGAGAAATGTGCCATCGCTCAAGGCTGTAGTCTATGAACTGGTGCCAGCCTTTGTTCTGGCTTTCCTTGCAGTGTGGTTGGTGAGCCTGATGACTTCTTCGGGCAAAGTCGCAGAGCGACAGGAATAGCAGTCAATGTCTATGAATCACAAGCTCGTCCGTCTGATCAAGAGTATTGGCGTTGCACTGGCAATCCTTGTCGGAGGGATTATCATCGCTGCCTATCTGACGCTGAGATCAACCCTTCCGCCGACCAGTGGCGAAATCTCCCTGGTGAATATTCGGAAATCCGTCGAAATCACTTTTGACAGTATGGGTATCGCCCAGATTTGGGCTGAGACCGAGCACGATGGTTTCTTCGCTATGGGTTGGCAACATGCTGCAGATCGTCTTTTTCAAATGGACCTCACACGCCGCGTATCGCAGGGAAGGTTGTCGGAGATGTTGGGGGAGATGACGCTCGATTTCGATATCCAGCAGCGTCGTATCGGGCACCATCGGATTGCTCGGCAGGCTTTGCAGAACCTGTCCGAACCCGATCTGGCTCGTTTGCAAGCCTATGCCGACGGCGTGAACGCCTACGTTCTGGAATGCGACGCTTTTCCGTTTGAGTTCTATTTGCTGCCGGTAGCTTTTGAGGAATGGACAGTCTACGACTGCCTGACTATTCTCAGTTTCAAAACCTGGTATTCGGACGCCTTGCAGAACCGTGATGATTTCTTTGTCGAGCTTTCGCGCAAACTTCCTTCTGATATTGCGTCCGATTTTCTGCCTGAGTACCCGTCGTGGGCACCTGTAACGGCTGATGATAAAAACGTAGCAGAGCAGCCACGAAGGTTGCTTCCCGATGGATTGGAAAAATGGCGATTGCCAAGCGCTACGGCTGTCTCCAATGCCTGGATCATTGGACCGGACAGAAGCCATAGCGGCAAGGCGATGTTGGCCTCTGATCCCCATCTTGAGATCACACGGCTGCCGCAGTTCTGGTACGC is a window of Candidatus Zixiibacteriota bacterium DNA encoding:
- a CDS encoding thrombospondin type 3 repeat-containing protein, with the protein product MVSLLTGRRCHDSTDSDSDGIEDDCDNCPQTANLSQLDSDLDGAGNLCDNCPDVHNPDQLDTDGNGIGDVCCCNGDGLRGNVDDIGEVNIADLTYLVSYLYTGGSEPPCMEESDIDGNVEINIADLTYLVSYLFTGGPAPVACP
- a CDS encoding metalloregulator ArsR/SmtB family transcription factor; this translates as MQDFLSITKALSDENRVRVLMALGTGELCVCQIIELLNLAPSTVSKHMSILKQARLVEGEKSGKWVYYRLACSAPKAALEAIEWAKKHLVAEATVKRDAKSLKAIIKQHPVEVCRKQKATRTARTAKGAVIASVG
- a CDS encoding sodium/proline symporter codes for the protein MDSQIVLTISFIVYTSAIIGVGLYSSRMRKRTEDDFTLANRELGPWVSALSASASAESGWVMLGLVGEAYLFGMSAFWIVPGIAAGYLFNWFVIAERLRRESLRMGTSTLPQYLDARFGGGSVALKSIAIVIITAAMLGYVAAQMNAAGKAFDAVFHLPYWLGVLIGAVVILVYTITGGFRAICWTDVIQSSFMFVAMVGMPIILLARIGGWDMFMQGLQSIDTHAGSSEAIMLSIAGGKTGMTAFGFVIGLLGIGLGYPGQPHILARFMAVRDEESVKRGGAIAISWMVIVYLGAVLFGLMAKVYFGIMDDPEQALPRAVSEFLPPVIGGFVIAAIVSAICSTADSQLIVVSTAISRDVPAMLGKMGRSFKQIQFTDRVVLVVLALISVFFALTENRVIFSFVLYAWSALGASFGPLVILSLLWKGTTRAGAIAGMLTGIIVTIVWRNVPSLKAVVYELVPAFVLAFLAVWLVSLMTSSGKVAERQE